Within Rhinolophus ferrumequinum isolate MPI-CBG mRhiFer1 chromosome 14, mRhiFer1_v1.p, whole genome shotgun sequence, the genomic segment CTTATCCCATTTATTCTCTAgttaaatcatttgtttttaaatcattttcagatTACTCTCTGAAGATTTCACAAGACCTCAAAGTTATTAACCATAATCTCTATAGACATGGCTGTTTTAATTAAACCAACATCCTTAAGCttccttttattaattaaaaattaataccacATCACATGCTCTTGAAAAGCAATTGGGTTAGTTTCTGTTATTTCTCCAATTTGGTTAAGCCAATCAAACAGGGCTCCTTTACAACCTAATTCTgaaattacaaatcaatttttGGAAATATCATCCAGTGGTAGAATTATTCCATATCTATAACATACATACGtaaacatacataaacacacagataGCACAATAATacaaaactcaaaggaaaaactGGATCCAAATTGGCAGATAGACAAAGTTAAGGTTTTGTTCATATGCCAAAGTTTTTTACGCTGTAAGAATTTTatgaagctgtttttaaaattaatttataatcaaTCAAAGAATACATTCCATTTTCTCCAAGAGATTAGAGATCCTCTCTTTTAAGGGTGCCCCTTAAGGTACATTTATTGAcaaacacaataaaaagaaatagaaagcaagtgTGCACAATTAAATTGGGAAACtcagaaagtaaagaaagtgGCCCCAGAAGGCCTGAATTTAAAGGAGCAGATATTCCTACAGGGGGAGAGAAGATGGCTCTAGAGTTGGACCTGAGCACAAGATGACTGCTGCCCCAGCCCCCCAGACCTCCTCTgcccacatacacacagatagagaagatgggggaagggaaaaaaggcctcagaagtaatttaaaatatacatatcatTCAGTTTTACCTTAGAGCTCTCAAAACACCAGTTTAAAAAAGTTTCCCATTGCTTCTGGAAGATAtgatattttttttggtttgattgAGCATGCAAATATACAAGCTCTGGGGTTCCAAAGGAGTCCCATCTTAGCCAACAGTACTTAAGATCTTCCTTTAAGTCTTTGTCCGGAGGCCTAGCCAATTACAATTTTCTGTTCCGTAATTTTTGTTGTACATGCAATCATCAAAAGTCCCCTCCactgaggctgaccagcagccacagatcaacgaaaagcccgaaagggggagtgggaatgaacaaagacacttacacaaatgttgatgatgcgatcgatcggtctccagtgatgctgaagcacctcTTTATTGAAAACTTCCACTTATATACCCTATGCATACGTGCAGACTAGCAGTCACAAGTGtacattacctcacagaaagtaaattgttaacccctaaccagaaactaactaaatcacaaaagcatcccaaatcccatttccacaagacaggaaccatcaattatcctgataaccatctgtgctctgtgtccgagaaaccggCCATTCTTATCGCATACCTCAGCagcctgcaagcaccctccaggtgcaggcaagacaatgccttaggagctagaacaggttaatcataaactgagccagttctcaaagttccaaagtacagagaaatcatggctccccacatctcccccttttttatttaattgaaaaagcaaGGCGACGGCGCCTGTCTTAGGCGTCCCAGGATGTCCTTATCAACTTGCCCGTCTTTGGCGCCTGTATTgtataatacaagccctgtcttaggtgttgaaaggCTCCTTAGgacttacccgtctttggctgaCCCGTCCCTTCGAATCTTCGGGAGGAGAGGGGTTTAAAGCCCTGTCTTGAGCTCAAGCTGATGGATATCAGCACGCAAGTccatcattttattaatgaagGCTCTGATGAGGACAGGGAGCAGgcacagaatcacacagacacagatgcccaatgtaagaaatacCAATACAGAATGTACCAAATTTGGCATAGAAGGCAAAGAAGGCAtagcatttttcaaagcattaaCAAAATCGGAAGCAGCCTGAGCAGCATCGAATCTCAAAGGCTCGGCCtctctcatatttttaatttcctcatgAAGCCGAAGCATATCAAGAGAAACATTAGCATTATGCCACACTCCTTGGAGATGCAAACGAACCCGATCCCATTCATATTGACTCTGATTATACTCTTTAGAAGTTACACAAATCCAATGATATTCTGGATGGCATTCTAAATGAGATTTAACTTTCATACTATGGATCACACTTCCCATATACTGGACTGCATCATATAAGGCATTTAACTTTTCCTCTAATTTTGTATCAATATCCTCTTGAGTCCCCAAtgccaaagaaacatttttagttaGAGTGTTAACATAATTGgcattttgaatagtttgagacaAAGCTACAGCAGCTGTAGCGGCCGTGGCAACTACAGTTACCAGGGCGACTATTCCTGCAATCAGGAGTCCAATAAACCGTTTCTGCCTGCTCAAGGcgtgctctatttctttaaaaatttgcagACTTCTCTCTGCATACCACGGTTcggaaatattgacaggaagcataacaaaagggGGCTGCTTAAGAACCATAATTTGAGTTCCAGACGGTACCCAGGAAGCACAATTTGCCAGAGTACAATTATTACAGAATACATGAAAATGATTTCCCTCAAATTGAATATCAATATTCCCAATTAACAAAGCATATGGGGAAGGCACACAGGCAGAAACATTTGCAGCATTACGTACAGTAATCCAATTTTTAGATCCATCATCTAAAACAGAATCAGGGGTACAAGGTGTTCCTGATTTACAATATTCAACAATATAATCAATTTTTTCCATTACCCCCATAAGTTTCCACAAAGCACTCTGCAAATGCTGTGAATCAGAAGTCCAAAGTCCTGAATCCAACTTTCGAGTCCATCCGGCCCGTTCTGTAAGAGTCCAGGTCTTATCCGACCAGTCAAGGATGTATCTATTTGTTCCAGGAATGTCATATCGAAATGAAACCTTATTTGAACATCCCTTCCACGGGACCGATGTAATGTCCAATTTAGAATTGTCTGTGCAAGGTGGAAAATGAGGGGCAGGAACAACAGGTGGACTCTCCGAAGACCAATCTcctaaagaaagaattttaactgTCCATCCAATAACTGAGTTATTAGTATGCATAATAAGCGAAGAGGCAGACAGACATCCCGTGACTGATTTCTTTTTGGATAGGCAAACAGGTAATCCAATACCTTTTCCAGCATAAGTAAAGTTCTTCTCCAGCTGCGGTTTTAAATGTCCACTCGAAGGCAGACCTAATGCCTGAGTGTTATCAACATATATAGGGATCTCAGGGCTTTCCCAGACCACGGGGTGTAATAAGGGGGGGTCAGGTATATAAGCCCAATAGGTCTGTTCAGGTCTTGCATAGCCGAATGTCATGGTCATCATCAGCAGGCACAGattccacatgtcgcaccaaccTCTccggcagccaccgagggccatcagcatcctgtggaaaaacacaaacatgtcctcGGCCCCATACGAGGATTGGATCCGGGCCgtgccaagagcctgtaagtgggtccttccatttgaccaaagcctgaggggcagcagacggatgccaaaagcgctccgcagcactcttaccatgggcatccaaggtcaaaaaattttgaataaagagagaatgagacaggtaattatggggcgtcaggggatataactcccccttttttattttatgtaaaatattttttaatgtgccatgagtacgttcaacaatcccttgcccttggggattgtaaggaatccCAGTAACATGATTAATGAAAAATTGCTGACAAAACAAGGCAAATTTCTTACTGGTATATCCagagccattatctgttttaagcTTTTTAGGAGTTCCAATCATGGAAAAAGCAGCAAGGCAATGTCTGATTATATGAGATGCAGCTTCTCCGGATTGAGCCGTAGCGACTACAAAACCGGAGAATGTATCTATAGAGACATGCACATATTTCAACTTTCCAAATTCTGGTATATGTGTTACATCCATTTGCCAGAGATCATTAGGGCGGAGGCCTCGAGGATTAATTCCATAATGAGGCACAGGCTGCAAATGAGCACAATTAGCACATTGTTTAACAATCTGACGTGCTGCTTCTCTAGGGATCTTATATTGCAGTCGCAGGCTTTGACTATTTTGATGATGAAGGCTATGAGCCTTTTGTGCCTTTTCTATTTGAGTTAGAGCGATAAACTGTGTGGCAGAATCTGCAGCTTGATTACCTGCTGCCAAAGGGCCTGGAAGATTGGAGTGAGCTCTAATAtggccaatataaaattttttgcGGCGTGACTGAATTGCCTGTTGAATCTGAAGAAACAAATCCTGAATAACAGGATTACTGGTACTTATGAAAGGCACTGTTTCCAGGTTTTTAACAGCCCGCACCACATAATGgctgtcagaaaataaattaaaagactgagaaGCAAAATCAAGCAGCACCATATGAACTGCTCGAAGCTCAACAACTTGAGCCGAGGCTGGAGATGTTTGTAATCTCTTAACAACTTCTTTATTTAATGTATAAACAGCTATACCATTGCTAGATCCATCAGTGAAAACATTTGGTACAGCAGAAAGAGGATCATGTgcaacaacagaaggaaaaattggGTCATGATGTTGAAAAAACTGGAGCAGCTTATGCTTAGGATAATGATTATCTAAGGTTCCTGTAAATTGCGCCAAGGCAATAGGAAAACTGTCTGTAAACTGCATTAAGCCTTGAATCTGAACCTTTGTAAAAGGAACAACAATAGAATCTGGCTCCTTTCCATAATATTTTCGAGCCTCCAAACGACTTTCCTGAATTAGACTGGCTACAAACTCATGATAAGGAGTGAGATTCTTCTGAGCTGCTACATGAAGATGTATCCACCTAAGCGGCCCTTCTTGCCACAACACTGCCGTAGGCGTATGTTTAGTTTCTAAAATATAGGCATGAAAGGGCTTAGAATAATCCAAGAAAGAAACATGCTGTTGTTGAATGGCCTTCTCAACTTTAGAGAGAGCCTCTCTCGCTGACTCAGTAAGATTTCTAGGGGAAGTTGGATCAGAGTCTCCTTTTAGAATCTCAAACAATGGTTTTAAATCTCCGGTTGTTAAACCTAAAGAAGgtcgcagccaattaatatctcctaacagtttttgaaaatcattaagagactTCAAGTGATCCTTTCTAAGCTCCACCTTTTGAGGaacaaaaaactgagaaaacaattgaaaacccaaataagcaaAAGGTTCCGCCCTCTGTATCTTCTCGGGGGCTATGATAAGGCCCGAGgctaaaaggttttcttttatatttacaaaacaagcCAACAACACTCCTTCCttcttacaggccaacaaaatgtcatccatatagtggatgatatatacagaaggaaactgttttctcgTTTTGTCAATTGCTTCACTGACAAATTTCTGACACAGCGTAGGACTATTTGCCATACCTTGGGGGAGAACAAGCCACTGATATCTTTTCATAGGTTCACAGAAGTTTGTACTTGGGATACTGAAGGCAAATCTTTTACAATCTTGTGGATGTAACAGTATGttgtaaaaacaatcttttaaatctAATACTATTTTGTAAGTATCCTTAGGTATGGCAGATGGATGAGGCAACCCCGGCTGCAGGGAGCCCATAACTTCCATGGTCTCATTAACTTTTCTTAGGTCTTGTAACAACCTccattttccagatttctttctaattacaaaaataggtgaattCCAAGGGGAGGTAGACTCAATTACATGGCCTTtttcaagctgctcctgtacaagcGCTTGAGCGGCTAATATCTTTTCTTGTGTTAGGggccattgatctatccacacaggcgTATCTGATTTCCAATTAATGGCTTCTGCTGTTTTTCGGTGGAGTACAGGCAAGTCTATGGCCCCTGAGGAAAATACCCCAGTCCCGTCCTCTGTGAATTAGGATTAGGAGAAACAGGTCTCCTTCTGCCTTGTCCTTCAATCCCAAGGCCTTTATCAGGGAGAAGTCCCTggtcaaacatttgctgagtaaCCTGCACACTAGGGCTGTAAAGATAAACTCCCATATGGCTCATAATATCTCGTCCCCAAAGATTAACGGGGAGACCAGGAATAATATAAGGCTGAAAAGTTCCTTGGTGGCCTTCCTGATCCTGCCAGGATAGGATGTTACTGCTCTGAAGAGGCGACTGAGATTGGCCTATGCCTTGTAAGTTGGTAGCAGTATAATGAGTCGGCCAACTTGAGGGCCAATGATCAGCAGAAATGCAAGAAACATCAGCTCCAGTATCTAGAAGTCCttgaaaatctttttcatttatttttagcgtTAAGACTGGTCGTTCCTTTTTTATCTCCTGTACCCAATAAGCATCAGAGGAACCAAATCCCTGGTCTCCTCGTTCCTGATTCTGTCTGTTTTTTCCTATCTTGATGCGGGGTAATATTATCAACTGAGCAATGCGAGTTCCAGCAGGAATGGCAGAAATATTCAAAGGAGAATGGgccataattttaatttctcctgtaaagtcctcatcaataactcccgGGGAGACGTGAATTCCTTTCAATATTGAACTACTTCGCCCCAACAACAATCCTACAGTTTTCGGGGGCAAAGGCCCAAAGATTCCAGTGGGCAGAGTCTGCATAcccatttcaggagttaatacgatgtcggaggtggaacacaagtccagTCCTGCGTTGCCTGCGGTGGCCCTGAATAAATCtgtgatgtgttttctttctgggaCTGATTTCCAGTTTGTCCCGTCACTGGGGTTTGAGCCTGaagtgccccataacattgttgagtcggggcctggggctggcccctcacccagtttccctgaaCCGGGtttccatctttatctgtcttagaTTTGCATTCATTAGCCCAGTGCTTTCCCCTCCTACATTTTGGACAAATGTTAGGAGGTTTCTTTGCAGAAGCCACGGCTGGAGCCGGAGGATTTTCGGCCTCAGCCTTACGTGGACATTGTGCTGCACGATGTCCCGTTTTTCCACAAGTAAAGCAAGCTCCTGTACGACTGTTTACATGGAGCTTTGCTTGTTGAAGCATTACCTCTTGGATACTTTTTCCCTGCAATGCGGCAGCCAAGGCCACCCCCTGAGAAAAGGAGGGGCCGACATCAGTACACAGGCGGATAAAGTCAGCAATGGTGCCTTTCTTCTTAATTGGTCTGATAATCGCCTGACAAGCGGAATTATCATTCTCGTAGGCAAGCTGCTTTACGAAAGCCTGAGTAGCTGTGCTTGCACCAAAAGTCCTGCCCGCCGCAATATTTAGGCGAGAAACAAAGTCTTGAAAAGGCTCATCCGCACCCTGTCTTATGTGAGTAACTTGTTCCTCCTTTCTAGAGGCATCAGGCAGCATTCGCCAAGCGTCTTTAGCAGCCGCGGCGGTTTGGGCATAAGCGGCTGGCGCAAATCCCAGTTGATTTCTCAGATTAGAATACATGCCTTCTCCTGCCAGCATCTCAAAAGTTACGGGAATTTGTCTTAATGTATTCTCATCAGCCTTTGCCttacaattttcataaaactCTGATTTCCATAAAAGATAATCACCTCCGGAAAGGCAAGCATGCGCAATGTGCTTCCAATCCTCCGGGGGAGTGGCATCCACAGCCAAGGCGTCCAGAATAGCCACGGTAAACGGGGCAATAGGACCATATTGGCTGCAAGCTTCCTTCAATTCCTTTACTtgtttccactgaaaaggtctccaatCCCTAAGCACTCGTCCTGCTTGATCTACTCTTTCAAAAAGAGGGTATACTCCAAACTGTCTAGTATTCTCTCCTTGCTTATGTCCCTCCTCACAGGCTAACTGAAGAGGGGACTGCATGTCAGAATCTGACCCAGGTTTAATATACCCAGGCGGAGGCTTGGTTGGCATGTCCCAAAGAGGCGGCTGAGGTGCCGGTAAGGGAGGGCCCCACATACGGGGTTCTAAAGGCACCGAAAGAGGCGCATTAGGCAGCGCAGTTGGAGGTGCCGCAGGAGGCGGCAAAGCTACAAGGACATCGACAGGGGGGTCTTTTCCGCCTGGATTCCATGGGTCAGGACATGCATTTTCTAGGGGTCTAGTAAGCCTTTCTCCGTAATAAGGGTCCTGATAATAATAAGGTTTCTGAGGGGGCCCTTCCTCTTTCTTACTGCCTTCTTCCTGCTTAAGCTTTATATCAGCTATCTGGCTTTGAAGGGCTTTCATCTGTTCTGCCATTTTATGGACTGTATCTAAAAGAGGTTTATCTTCCTGTGCAACGGCAACTAAGGGGGAATAGCGTTCCCTTTCATATCTGGCCGCAGCTTCTTCTAAATCCTCTTTATCTCCAGGATCTAAGTCCTCCCATTGCTCATCGGGGGGCTCTAAATTAATGAGCTCCTCCGGCGGCAGGGGgatctcttcccctcccttctcttcagaGGTTATGTGAGGAGGCAATTCACCTGAACCAGCCTGTTTTAACTTTTCCAGCCTATATCCCTCATGTCTGAGGTCCAGACAATCCCgaattaaagtccacaatccaaaagtCTCTACAGGGACCCTCTTAGGTCCATGAGTTGAATAATAATCCTGCAGTCTGTCTCCTATCTTTTCCCAAGTTTCTAAGCTGATGGTTCCTTCATCTGGGAACCACGGGCAAACCTCTTTAACAAACTccaaaaatttatctaattgctctttgctcaccctgctgccacgggcggcaagaactttcttgaggcctctaacatacaggtccttgctgctggcatgacccattttctctaacggtcctagctgatagcgagacctacttctccttaaacggtccttgctgatagcgtgacctatttcccttttccctcggcccttctttcacactagtaaaacacacagatgcttgGCTGGCCGTGCCTCTCGCGAGACCAAGACCGTCGTGGCAATTAAGCGTGGCGGTATAATCCCCCGCCCTGGCAAAACCGAAGTTTTGATCGCCGTTTAGCCGTAAGACAGTGCCGGAAACGCAGTTACAAGCCCattcaagctccgtaacacgaagtcgtggagcttccactcactcacacactcattcgaccgagggaatagtgccctactcaccgtaccGTCAGCACTCtttaaccgagctgggcccaagctgtacggtgttcctcactgaatcccccgttttcgagccccacgttgggcgccaaatgaggctgaccagcagccacagatcaacgaaaagcccgaaagggggagtgggaatgaacaaagacacttacacaaatgttgatgatgcgatcgatcggtctccagtgatgctgaagcacctcTTTATTGAAAACTTCCACTTATATACCCTATGCATACGTGCAGACTAGCAGTCACAAGTGtacattacctcacagaaagtaaattgttaacccctaaccagaaactaactaaatcacaaaagcatcccaaatcccatttccacaagacaggaaccatcaattatcctgataaccatctgtgctctgtgtccgagaaaccggCCATTCTTATCGCATACCTCAGCagcctgcaagcaccctccaggtgcaggcaagacaatgccttaggagctagaacaggttaatcataaactgagccagttctcaaagttccaaagtacagagaaatcatggctccccacactccACTGCCACCAGGAAGTGATTGTTCCTCTGTTGCCACCAGGAGGTAGCTGATTGACATGAGAATTTTAGAACACATATTACCTGTTTAACGCTCTTCCTTAAGGGTTACATTTCCCCCTACACACCCCCCATGATCTCCATAGTATGAGTGTCCTCACATGTACCTCTACTTATAAAAGCATCCTTTCAAGTGCCATTTGCTTGAGTGTCCCCATAAACCTCATGGACAAGGTGACATTTCAACCTAGAGTATACCCTCCTGGTGCCAAATGTGACTGAAAGATACCCTTCTGAGGCATCAAACCAAAATCATATGGAGGGGTCATCTTGGTCCAAATATATAAACTGAGGTCACCAGATGAGGGTCCCCTACCTGAACTGAATAAATTCCCCATGACTTCAACCAAAAGTATGGGAGACCTTGGATCAAAGAGGACTTACCCCAAACCCTCCTGATGCTGCCAGGAAACCTACGGAGTTCAAGGGCTCTTGTAAGTACTGCTGCATTGGTTCAGGATCACATTGGGAGTGGAGTCGGTTGTCACTTCAGATACCACCAGTGCCACCATGTAATGTCAACCAAAGTTAATCACTGTCAACATAATGCGAACAGGAGTCGTAAATTTTGGATGTGGTGAAGGGGGAGACTTTATGGGCAAGGAAGTGTCAATGCTAATACTCTGGGGTTACAGCTCACCTCCAGCGTTGCAGCTCAGCTCTGATTTTGCAACTCAGCTTCAATGTTGCAGCTCCATCTGGGGAAATTCAGTCTTTGATAAACTCTGAAAGTGCACTGGACTTAGAGGTGAAGCTGGTTTATGGAGAAGAGTTCCCAACTCCtagtccctgattggtccattctcatgcaaatgaggactttAAATCCTTACAGTTTAATTAGTCCAAAAGGCACTATCCTGATTGGTTGAAATGGAGCCACTGTGACTGGTTGGTAAAGATGAAAATGATATAGCTGTGCAGCTCCAATTGAATGGGGAAAGGCTCAGTCCGGTTAGTCAAATTTTGATCCTAGGAACTCTCTTATAAGGGAGGAACACAATGCAGAAGACATggcctcccagtctgtggcttttcacTGAAATGTAACATGTTTGAGAGGCCTCTATAAATAATGGTTGCTAGACTCACATTATGAATTTGGGCCCAATTTTAACCACAAGGAGTCCTTTTTCAGGTATATTCTTCTCAGGGTCAACATATTCGACCCCCTTTAGTTCCTTTCTCCTTtatgtttcctccttttcttaaaatgaatcaCCAACAAACTTGATTTCTATTCATGATAGACACATGGTGTGCAAATCTTTTACTCTTGctctaatttttcaaaaacaaaatctatCTGACTGAGCACACTTGAGTTACATTTTGATCAGGTCTGTCAATTACGTCAGCCCCATGGGCATAAAGTGGGAGCCATAGCCTTAATTTGCTCCATAGGGCTCCTTTGGggatggaaaggagagaagagaggaaaaagatgcTCTTATCTATATTCTTCAGAatgttaatgaaatatattttatgatccCAAATAAGGTCAATATAGGATTTTCCTTTTTCACCTTGGCCTTAGATACACTCCTAGATTCAATTCTCAAGCAATTTTTCCAGGATGTACTCATGCCACACGTaattactaagcacctactatgtaacaGGCACTGTTCCCAGAACAAAATATACAGACAGAACTTAGAATCTTATTAGAGCTACTAGGAAacaaactgctctaaaaaaagcCACAACACATCTGAACATAatgaacagaaaacaatgaattagTGAAACACACTTGGGATCCCAtgtcagtatttatttatatgtaaatatctattatgattatttacttttttgtccTCTTCCATTAGACAGTTAGCCCTATGGTCAGAGATTTTATCTAATCATCTTTGTATCTGAAACACATAGACAAGCAATGTTACATAGTAGACAATTGGTAATAAACTAATTAGAGATTTCCCTCCATCACTGCAAAATAAAGACTATGGTTTGATGAAACGATAGAttataaaaagattataaaaagtaAAGCAATAATTTATTCTCGGAATGTGCTATAATTAAAAATTGGTTCTGAAATTTGAGAtgtgtgaaggaaagaaaaataaaattcagaaaagtttACTTGATTgtgttgactttttttaaaaaatagactttatatttaaaacagttttaggttcacaggaaATTtgaatggaaagtacagagaatgCCCATATACCCCCTTCCTGTCCTCCAACCTACCCCACTCTCAATATCCTCCTCCagagtggtatatttgttacaagcaatgaaatgacattgatacatcattatcacccaaagtctatagtttacattaggttCGCTGTTGGTTTGTACAGTCTTAAGggttttgaaaatatgtaatggTATGTATCTGACATTATACTACCATCTAGAGtgttttcattgccctaaaaaccctctgtgctcaacctattcatccctcccttccctctaaCCCTGGGCAACCAGTGATCTTTTTTACTGtctataattttgctttttccagaatgttgttttgttgggatcatacagtatatagctATTTCAGATTAACCTCTTTCACTTAGTTATATGCATTCAAGTTTCCTCCATAtattttcatggcttaatagctcatttatatttttaatgtttcattgtctggatgtaccagtttacatatccattcatctgttgaggacatcttggttgctcacaagatttggcaattatgaataaacttTCTATAAATATCTCAGGCAGGTTATAGTGTGGAATAAGTATTGAACTCAACTGGGGAAATACTAAGGAGCAcaattactggatcatatagtatgtttacttttgtaataaaGTGCCAAAGGGTCTTCCAAAGTAGCTTCAATCTGTTTGCATTCTCACTAACAATGAATGTTcctgttactccacatcctcccaAGCATTTGGTATTATGAGTGTTAAtggattttggtcattctaatagatgtatagtagtatctcattgttttaatttgcatttctcaaatgacacgatgttgagcattttccttatgcttatttgccatctatatcttctttggtgaggtgtctgctCTGGTCTTTgacccagtttttaattggattgtttgttttcttattgttgagttttaagagttcttgtGTATTGTGGGTAACAGTCCTTTaccagatatgtcttttgcaaatatgttctcctagtctgtggtttgtatttgcattcTCTTGATAgtatcttttgcagag encodes:
- the LOC117033701 gene encoding endogenous retrovirus group K member 7 Env polyprotein-like, which encodes MHTNNSVIGWTVKILSLGDWSSESPPVVPAPHFPPCTDNSKLDITSVPWKGCSNKVSFRYDIPGTNRYILDWSDKTWTLTERAGWTRKLDSGLWTSDSQHLQSALWKLMGVMEKIDYIVEYCKSGTPCTPDSVLDDGSKNWITVRNAANVSACVPSPYALLIGNIDIQFEGNHFHVFCNNCTLANCASWVPSGTQIMVLKQPPFVMLPVNISEPWYAERSLQIFKEIEHALSRQKRFIGLLIAGIVALVTVVATAATAAVALSQTIQNANYVNTLTKNVSLALGTQEDIDTKLEEKLNALYDAVQYMGSVIHSMKVKSHLECHPEYHWICVTSKEYNQSQYEWDRVRLHLQGVWHNANVSLDMLRLHEEIKNMREAEPLRFDAAQAASDFVNALKNAMPSLPSMPNLVHSVLVFLTLGICVCVILCLLPVLIRAFINKMMDLRADIHQLELKTGL